The DNA window GGCTAGTATTTCGCTGCTACCCAAGGGATGAGAAAGGTCGACTAGTATGCGTCTCAAGCGTCCTTCGATGGATGCTTGAGACGCTGATTCTCTAGCTGCTGGACTGGAAGAATGAGCGTTACAGGCCTGAATCTAATCTAGATCGAATGCTACTTGTCGACGGGTCTTAGCGTCTTGGAAGCGCACTAGCCACGTCCCGGCGGCTGTTAGTCTGGTCGAATATCCCGACAAGCCCACTCAACCAACCCCCGGCAAGCTAGAAACAGCCCATCCACAACCCCCTCATCCAAATGCCGCTCCGGCTCCGCTGCCACCCGGCAGCGGTCTGCCGAGTGCAGCACCTCCAGCACCGTCAGCAACCCCACCAACGCGCGCTCGGTCCTCGCCAGGCTCACTCGGCGGCCGGGTGACACATCGTTCTCCGGCCAGGGCAGCCCATCAGCACCCTCGCAGCCGCGCATCCGCTTGAGGATGCCGAGCAGGGAGTTCAGGTCGGGCAGTGGAGTGTCGTCGTTGATGGGCTCAACAACGGTGTACGAGGAGAAGGTGTCGGATTCGTTCATGGCGTCGGTTTCCTTGGCTGTGCTTAACAGCGCCACCGCGCAAGCGGGGTGGCGGACGATGCGTGGCTGCAAACCGGGACGAAGTAGTGCCATGACCGGTGGGCCCGAAGACCCCCACGCACCGCCCGCCATAAAGGCCGACGGATTGCCCGCCGGCGCCGGTTAAGGACGGCGCCGACGGGCAAGCGTAAACAACAGGCACATCGAACGTCTCGGGTTTGCAGACCCGGTGCCACCCGTTGTCGGTGGCGCGCCATGGTGTTTACGCTGCCGCTTCGAATGCAAATTCAAATTCGCGAAGAAATCGCGGAATTTGAGAGCGAGTATCTATTGTTGCATGCACCCGCCGTGCAGCACGCGACGCCACAAGACGCATTCGTGCAGATGCTCTGCTGATTACGAATCAAAGTGCCGCAATCGCCCATGCCGCAAGCGGATAGCGCGACGGCCTTCTTTACAACAGTTCTTAGTAAGCTTCGGCAGACAACGGCGCCCGATCAGCCGTACACCCCGAAAATCGGTTCAAACACGACACCGCCAACGAGCTTCGCAGCCTCAACCAACGCTGTCCTCAACCACCACCGCATTCCCCACCAACAACTCAATCATCGCCCTTGCAGCCGCCGACTGCCGCCGATGCGGCGCATAGATCACCGAGAACAGCCGCGATCTTCCCCGCAGCTGCGGCAACACCTCCACCAGCTGCCCACGTTGCATCCGCTCGCGCACGATGAACTCGTAGCTCTGGCAGATGCCGATGCCCTGTTCGGCCAGCGACACCACGCCCAGCACATCGTCGGAGGTCTCGATGGACGAACTCGGCAGCCAGTCTACGTCGCGCCCGTCGTCGCGGAAGATCCATGGTGCCAGCCGCCCAGTGCGCGGCATCACGAACGGCAGGCACAGGTGCTGCTGCAGGTCGTCCAGCGTCTGCGGCGTACCGCGCCGTTGCAGGTAGTCTGGCGCGGCCACCAGCAGCAGCGGCGCGTCTTCCAGCTTGCGCGCTACCAGCCCGCTGTCCGGCAGCTGGCCCAGGCGGATGGCCAGGTCGAAGCCTTCGGCCACCAGGTCCACGTTGCGGTTGGTGATGTTCAGTTCCACCTGCACCTGCGGGAACTGCTGCGCAAAGCGCGCCAGCACGGGCGGCAGCCGGTAATGGCCATAGGTGGTGGGCACGCTCAGGCGCACGCGGCCGGCCAGCGCACCATCCTGGGCCAGTACGTCGCGCTCGGCGTCGTCCAGCAGGCCGAAGGCGGTGCGCACCTGTTCCAGATAGAGCCGCCCGGCGTCGGTCAGGCCCATGCGGCGGGTGGTTCGCTGCAGCAACTGCCGGCCCAGCCGCGCTTCCAGGCGGGTGACCGCGCGGCTCAGCACCGAGGGCGTAGTGGACAGCGCCACCGCGCCGGCGGTGAACGAGCCGTGCTCGACCACCGCCAGGAACACCTCCACATCGCCCAGGTAGACGAACTTGCGGCTCATTTGGCTCTCCGGGGAACAGATGTTTTGCGATGGGGCCAATTTATCGCCGCCGAAGCGATGAATAAAGTGGCGGCCATTCCCCGATAGGAGCTACCCCGTGAACATGATGACCCGGCTGGCCGCAGCGCTGGCCCTGACCCTGGCCGCCAGCGGCGCGCATGCCGCCAACGTGCTGGTGGTGCTGTCCGACGAAAACCACCTGGACCTGAAGGACGGCAAGGTGCTGTCCACCGGCTTCTATCTCAACGAGCTGATGCAGCCGGTCAAGCTGTTGCTGGACGCGGGCCACGAGGTGACCTTCGCCACGCCGCAGGGGCAGGCGCCGACGGTGGATGCGTCCTCGGTGACGCCGGCGTACTTCGGCAACGATGCTGCGCAGCTGACGCTGCACAAGGACCTGCTGGAGAAGCTGGCGCTGACCTCGCCGACGGCCTCGCCGGTGGTCAGCCTGGCGCGCGTCGAGCAGCAGGGCTACGCGCGGTTTGATGCGGTCTACATTCCCGGTGGCCACGCGCCGATGCAGGACCTGCTGAAGAGCCCGGCGCTGGGCCGGCTGCTGGCTGACTTCCACCAGCGCAACAAGACCACCGCGCTGGTCTGCCACGGGCCGATCGCGCTGCTGTCCACGCTGCCGGATGCTGCAGGTTTCGTGGCAAAGCTGGACGCGGGTGCGATGCCGGCTACGCCGAAGTGGATCTACAGCGGCTACCAGATGACGGTGATCAGCAACCAGGAAGAAGAGCAGGCGAAGCCGCTGCTGGGCGGCGGTGAGATGAAGTTCTACCCGCAGACCGCATTGCAGCAGGCGGGGGCGAAGTTCAGCAGCAACGTGACGCCGTGGACGGGGCATGTGGTGGTTGATCGTGAGCTGATTACCGGGCAGAACCCGGCTTCGGCGTTGGAGGTGGGGCAGCGGTTGGTGGAGCGGTTGAAGTAGGGCGGGCCTGCAACGCATGCGGTGCCGTGGCACCATGATGGGCTGGCCTCGTCCCTTTGGGCGAGGCCAGTTTTCCAGGGTAGCCAATCACCACGACATGCGTACGTCCGTCCTCTTTATTCTCTCCGCCCTCTGCCTGACCCTTCTGTCTGGCTGCGCCAGTGGGCCGGACTACCACCATTCCAGTCGCGAGATTACCGGCGCGTTCGTGGCCGACGACGGCAAGCTGTACCTGCTGCCGGTCTATGACGAGCCGATGCGCTTCGATGCAGCCCCGTTCCGTGATTACCGCGCCCTGATGGACAGCCCGCTGCGCGAGGCGGTGGTCTGCGCGCAGCTGTACTTCCGTGAGGACTGGCGCGTGCCGGCCGACAGGACCAAGGTGCATGGCAGCTACGCGCTGCTGCTGCGGCCGGAGCAGGTGACGCCGGAACAGGCGGCGCAGTTCAAGCTGGAGCGGTTGGAGATCAGCCCGCGGGTGGCCAAGGCCATCAATGGGTTGACGCGCCGGCCGTACATTCTTGAAGCCCGGACCCGTTACGAGCTGGCGGCCAACCCGGACTGCAATCTTTCCAGGCAGGGCGGCAGCTATTACAGCGCGCTGTTCGAGAGTGATGGCGAGCGGGTGACGTTGCCGGACGCTGCGGCGCTGGCCGCGAAGGCGAAGCTGGCGCAGTCGATTACCGCGCGGGCTGAGCGGATTCGGCCGGAGGATACGGACAAGCCGGGGGTTGGGACGACGGCCGGGAAGGTGCTGGGCGCGGCGTTGGTGCCTGTGGCCGTTCCGGTGTTTGTGTTGAGCCTGCCGTTTTTGGGGCCGGATCATTGGAAGTGATGGGGGGTTGAAGCCGAAGCATCCACGCGTGGCGTGGATCTACTTGGGCGTCGCCAATGCCTGAAAGTTCATCGTGGAGATCTGTGTGGCAAGCGCATTGGAAGGTGTTTTGAAGACCGTGGGCTTCATTGTCCTTGCGGCGCTTCCGTTGGTGATCCTTTGGTTCATCCTTCGGCGAATGTCAGCGACTGCCCGTTCTGCGTTGGGATCAGGGCTGCGATTGAATTCCCCTCGCCGGATTTCCGGTACGTCCATGACCTTGGTGATGGTGGATGGGAAAGAGGATCGGGAGCACTACTTCTTTGATGCGGAGTCCTTCTACCTGCGGCGCGGCCCGGTGCCCACGGCCGTTCCGCTCTCGCAGATCACCTCCGTCACCCGAACCTCCGATGTCATCTACGGGCGCTATGTCTGGCAGGTGTGCTTCAGCAAAGCAGCGGGCAGAAAGAGCGTAACGTTCACCAACAACCTGACGCTGTTCAACCGCGATTTTCTGCTTTTCCTGGAGGCGGTGCGGAAGGCCAATCCCCTGGCGACCGTTGAGCGAGCGGGCGTCATCTTCTAACCGTGGTCCGCGACATGGGTAGCGCCATTCAAGGGGGCGGGCCCGTGAGGCTACACTGGCCACATACGCCCGATGGAAGCTCGCCCATGTTCAACGGAAAGGTTGCGGTAGTCACCGGCTCCACCAGCGGTATCGGTCTTGGCATTGCCAGCGCGCTGGCGCGGCAGGGCGCCAACATCGTGCTGAATGGATTTGGCGATGCGGCGGAGATCGAACGCATCCGTTCCAGCCTGGAGGCCGAGTTCGGTGTACGGGTGGCGCATGATGGTGCCGACCTTTCGCGTGGCGATGCGGTGCGGGATATGATCGCCAACGCCGTTGCGACGATGGGGCGCATCGATATTCTGGTGAACAACGCGGGCATCCAGCACACCGCGTCGATCGAGGAGTTTCCCGTAGCGAAGTGGGATGCAATCCTCGCACTGAATCTCTCGGCGGTGTTCCACTCAACGGCGGCGGCCTTGCCTTACATGAAACAGCAGGGATCCGGTCGCATCATCAACATCGCGTCGGTGCATGGGCTGGTTGGGTCGGTGAACAAGTCGGCCTATGTGGCGGCGAAGCACGGCGTGGTGGGGTTCACCAAGGTGACCGCGCTGGAGAACGCGGGCACGGGCATCACCGCCAACGCGATTTGCCCGGGTTGGGTGCGAACGGCGCTGGTCGAGCAGCAGATCACGGCATTGGCCGAGAAGGACGGCACGGATCAGGAGTCCGCGGCTCGCGCGCTGCTGGCCGAGAAACAGCCCTCGTTGCACTTCGTGACACCCGAGCAGCTGGGGGAGATGGTGGTGTTCCTGGCATCCCATGCTGCGGCACAGATCACCGGCACGGCGCTGCCGGTGGATGGCGGCTGGACGGCGCGCTAGCTGGTCGGCTGCCCGCCGGGCATGGCCCGGCGCTACCGGGAGATCGGTGTGGGGTCCGGTGTTATCGGGAGGTTGGCGCGGTGGTTCGGCGTTACCGAAGGCGGGTGGGATCGATCAGGGGAATCTCGCCGAGGGCGCCCAACGCGATGCGATGGCTGCAGAACCCCAACGAGGTATCCGCGGCGGGCTGCACCTTGTGGCGCGGCACGCTTTCGATTTCCCGTACCTCATCGACGGCCAGAGCGAGCGTTTCCGCGCCGGCCTGCATCAGCAGCATGGCCGGGCAGCCATGGGCGAAGGCGGCCAAGCCAGTGGCCTGGCGCAGATCGACCACCGGCAGGGCGTGGCCGCGCACGGTGAGGTGCGGGCACGTACCACTGCCGGGGCGATCAAAGGTTTCCGGGCCGCGGATTTCAATCGCGGCTTCGACATCGATGGCAAACAGGTGGGTACCGGCCCGCACAACAACAACTTCAATGAAGGCCGGCGACGACGGGGCCGGTTCACCGGCCGAAGGGGAAGAGGGCTGCAAGAGGAACCTGTGGAAGGGTATTTAGACTGCGTCGCAATGATGCCGTGTTGACGTGGTGTAACGCGTGCTTGACGGGTGAGCGGCCAACACGCGTTGCATGCGTCGTTCAGCGGAATCAAGGTGCCTTCACGGGTTGGCTTGGGCCGGGGGATTGCCAGCCATGGGCTGGCATTACTGGGGTTTGGCGAAGACGTCCAGGCCTTTGCCGGTTTCCAGCAGCGACTTCAGGCTCGACAGCACGATCGGCCAGCCCTGACGGATGCCGGTATCCATGCCGCTACCCGGTTCCAGCTCGTCAT is part of the Stenotrophomonas lactitubi genome and encodes:
- a CDS encoding LysR family transcriptional regulator, translated to MSRKFVYLGDVEVFLAVVEHGSFTAGAVALSTTPSVLSRAVTRLEARLGRQLLQRTTRRMGLTDAGRLYLEQVRTAFGLLDDAERDVLAQDGALAGRVRLSVPTTYGHYRLPPVLARFAQQFPQVQVELNITNRNVDLVAEGFDLAIRLGQLPDSGLVARKLEDAPLLLVAAPDYLQRRGTPQTLDDLQQHLCLPFVMPRTGRLAPWIFRDDGRDVDWLPSSSIETSDDVLGVVSLAEQGIGICQSYEFIVRERMQRGQLVEVLPQLRGRSRLFSVIYAPHRRQSAAARAMIELLVGNAVVVEDSVG
- a CDS encoding type 1 glutamine amidotransferase domain-containing protein — encoded protein: MNMMTRLAAALALTLAASGAHAANVLVVLSDENHLDLKDGKVLSTGFYLNELMQPVKLLLDAGHEVTFATPQGQAPTVDASSVTPAYFGNDAAQLTLHKDLLEKLALTSPTASPVVSLARVEQQGYARFDAVYIPGGHAPMQDLLKSPALGRLLADFHQRNKTTALVCHGPIALLSTLPDAAGFVAKLDAGAMPATPKWIYSGYQMTVISNQEEEQAKPLLGGGEMKFYPQTALQQAGAKFSSNVTPWTGHVVVDRELITGQNPASALEVGQRLVERLK
- a CDS encoding 3-hydroxybutyrate dehydrogenase; this encodes MFNGKVAVVTGSTSGIGLGIASALARQGANIVLNGFGDAAEIERIRSSLEAEFGVRVAHDGADLSRGDAVRDMIANAVATMGRIDILVNNAGIQHTASIEEFPVAKWDAILALNLSAVFHSTAAALPYMKQQGSGRIINIASVHGLVGSVNKSAYVAAKHGVVGFTKVTALENAGTGITANAICPGWVRTALVEQQITALAEKDGTDQESAARALLAEKQPSLHFVTPEQLGEMVVFLASHAAAQITGTALPVDGGWTAR
- a CDS encoding chemotaxis protein CheW, which encodes MQPSSPSAGEPAPSSPAFIEVVVVRAGTHLFAIDVEAAIEIRGPETFDRPGSGTCPHLTVRGHALPVVDLRQATGLAAFAHGCPAMLLMQAGAETLALAVDEVREIESVPRHKVQPAADTSLGFCSHRIALGALGEIPLIDPTRLR